A genomic window from Leptospira broomii serovar Hurstbridge str. 5399 includes:
- a CDS encoding acetaldehyde dehydrogenase (acetylating), translating to MERKIKSAIIGSGNIGTDLMIKILRKSKSLEMAVLVGIDRSSDGLARATRMGVPTTYKGVEGLLEIPNFNEIEIVFDATSASSHIENERILRKANPNIRLIDLTPAAIGPYCVPVVNLDLNLEQKNINMITCGGQATVPVVYAVSRIVEVHYAEIVASISSKSAGPGTRANIDEFTETTSRALELVGGAKKGKSIIVMNPAEPPLMMRDTIYVLSKIGDQAKIETSIQDMVASVQRYVPGYRLKQKVLFDIIPEDKPLKIPGVGTLSGLKTTVFIEVEGAAHYLPSFAGNLDIMTSAALATGERISELLNNKLREVAK from the coding sequence ATGGAAAGAAAAATTAAGTCCGCAATCATCGGTTCGGGAAATATCGGCACTGATCTGATGATTAAAATTTTGAGAAAATCCAAAAGTTTGGAGATGGCCGTTTTGGTTGGCATCGATCGAAGCTCGGACGGGTTGGCTCGGGCAACTAGAATGGGAGTTCCGACAACATATAAGGGAGTGGAGGGTTTATTAGAAATTCCGAATTTTAACGAAATCGAAATCGTATTCGACGCGACCTCCGCTTCCTCCCATATCGAAAACGAAAGAATATTGAGAAAGGCAAACCCGAATATCAGACTAATTGATTTAACACCGGCAGCGATCGGTCCTTATTGTGTACCTGTTGTGAATTTGGATCTGAATCTAGAGCAAAAAAACATTAATATGATCACCTGTGGCGGACAAGCGACGGTTCCGGTGGTTTACGCAGTTTCTAGAATCGTAGAAGTTCACTACGCGGAAATCGTAGCCTCGATCAGCAGTAAATCGGCTGGACCGGGTACAAGAGCGAATATAGACGAGTTTACCGAGACTACTTCTAGAGCACTAGAATTGGTCGGAGGAGCCAAGAAGGGAAAATCAATCATAGTAATGAATCCTGCTGAACCTCCACTTATGATGCGAGATACAATCTACGTATTATCAAAAATAGGAGACCAAGCTAAGATAGAAACGTCCATCCAAGACATGGTAGCATCCGTCCAGCGGTACGTTCCTGGATATCGCTTAAAACAAAAAGTTTTGTTCGATATTATTCCGGAGGATAAACCTCTGAAAATTCCGGGCGTTGGAACCCTTTCCGGCTTAAAGACTACTGTTTTTATCGAAGTAGAAGGTGCCGCACATTATCTGCCTTCTTTTGCCGGTAATTTGGACATTATGACGTCTGCGGCTTTGGCAACCGGAGAAAGAATCTCAGAATTACTAAATAATAAATTACGAGAGGTTGCAAAATGA
- a CDS encoding 2-keto-4-pentenoate hydratase, translating into MNNSVNYSNIQSAASALRAARNSGKPIPPISETYGIQGLEISYEIAKVNNSERLKTGVKEVGKKIGLTSRAVQIQLGVDQPDFGTLFSDMEYLDSDAVPTAGLLQPKIEAEVAFILARDIQENIPSYGEFLNSILYALPALEIVDSAIENWKIKLEDTVADNASCGLFVLGNQPIALGNLDLAGVGMFLRKNGKIESVGSGAACLNHPLRAAYWLAKNLIERGQGLRAGQIVLSGALGPMVPIQPGDDLDAEITGLGRVSCRMI; encoded by the coding sequence ATGAACAATTCTGTAAATTATTCCAATATTCAATCGGCCGCTTCGGCTTTACGGGCGGCAAGAAATAGCGGAAAACCGATCCCGCCGATATCGGAAACGTATGGAATTCAAGGTTTAGAAATTTCTTATGAAATCGCTAAGGTTAACAATTCGGAAAGATTGAAAACCGGTGTTAAGGAAGTAGGAAAGAAAATCGGGCTAACTTCTAGAGCAGTTCAGATTCAGCTTGGGGTCGATCAACCCGATTTCGGCACCTTATTCTCCGATATGGAATATTTGGATTCGGATGCGGTTCCGACTGCGGGCCTCCTGCAGCCTAAGATCGAGGCGGAAGTAGCTTTCATATTGGCTCGCGATATCCAGGAGAATATACCAAGTTACGGAGAATTTTTAAATTCGATTCTGTATGCACTTCCCGCTTTGGAGATCGTCGATAGCGCCATCGAAAATTGGAAAATAAAATTGGAAGATACTGTGGCGGATAACGCTTCTTGCGGGCTTTTTGTATTAGGAAATCAGCCGATTGCTTTGGGCAACTTGGATCTCGCCGGAGTTGGGATGTTCCTGCGAAAAAATGGTAAGATTGAATCTGTCGGCTCTGGAGCGGCTTGCTTGAATCATCCTCTTCGGGCCGCCTATTGGCTTGCTAAAAATCTAATAGAAAGGGGCCAGGGACTACGAGCGGGGCAGATTGTCTTGTCCGGAGCATTAGGACCTATGGTGCCTATTCAGCCTGGGGATGATTTGGATGCGGAGATTACTGGCCTCGGAAGAGTTTCTTGTAGAATGATCTGA